Proteins encoded within one genomic window of Sulfurovum sp. XGS-02:
- a CDS encoding site-specific integrase — MAKVTINSYGFIILDSTIDGKRHRLTTGKKAEKRLLQWYEKHIEDEFLKLYEQKFGVTNRESTTFKEYGEYILEISSNNRNSFSQKEIMQQFRKLCEIFGDLYLTDIKASHILKWQNTCGFAPKTVQNYRGTLNLILKMALYDEIITKNPLTVVKPPKKVYKETFVFSQEDMKLLISNSTGQFRNMLMFNFFAGLRGSELIALRWDDIDFDANTIRIDTRIRQGIEDVTKSKRVRIIDMLPQAKAALKKQMLITGLKGNYVFLSQHGKVYTTPNVLSDRLKDLCVECGIKAGTMHTVRKSCNTLLKQYGLPQDWILDQLGHVEDGVNREYYTGKIKPDMSKIGRVLAELKFG, encoded by the coding sequence TTGGCAAAAGTCACTATAAATAGCTATGGTTTTATTATATTGGATAGTACTATAGATGGAAAGCGGCATAGGCTTACCACTGGCAAAAAAGCAGAAAAAAGACTGCTTCAGTGGTATGAAAAGCATATTGAAGATGAATTCTTGAAACTTTACGAGCAAAAGTTCGGTGTAACAAATAGAGAATCAACTACATTTAAAGAGTATGGAGAGTATATTTTAGAAATATCTTCAAACAATAGAAACTCATTTTCACAAAAAGAAATTATGCAACAGTTTAGAAAATTGTGTGAAATATTCGGAGATTTATATTTGACTGACATTAAAGCAAGTCACATTTTAAAGTGGCAAAATACTTGTGGATTTGCTCCAAAGACAGTACAAAACTATAGAGGCACGTTAAACCTTATATTAAAGATGGCTCTTTATGATGAGATTATAACAAAAAACCCTCTTACCGTCGTAAAACCTCCTAAAAAGGTTTATAAAGAAACTTTTGTATTTTCGCAAGAAGATATGAAACTCTTAATCAGTAATAGTACTGGACAGTTTAGAAATATGTTAATGTTTAATTTCTTTGCTGGGTTAAGAGGCAGTGAATTGATTGCACTTAGATGGGATGACATTGATTTTGATGCAAATACAATCAGAATAGATACTCGTATACGTCAAGGTATTGAAGATGTCACCAAGTCAAAGAGAGTAAGGATAATAGATATGCTCCCACAGGCAAAGGCTGCACTAAAAAAGCAAATGCTGATTACTGGACTCAAAGGTAATTATGTCTTTCTCTCACAACACGGTAAGGTTTATACCACACCTAATGTACTAAGCGATCGACTGAAAGATCTATGTGTAGAATGTGGTATCAAAGCTGGCACGATGCACACTGTAAGGAAATCATGCAATACCCTGCTCAAACAATACGGGTTGCCTCAAGATTGGATACTAGATCAATTAGGACATGTTGAAGATGGTGTAAATCGTGAATATTATACGGGTAAAATTAAACCTGATATGTCAAAAATTGGCAGAGTTTTGGCAGAGTTAAAGTTTGGTTAG